A stretch of the Larimichthys crocea isolate SSNF chromosome IX, L_crocea_2.0, whole genome shotgun sequence genome encodes the following:
- the amacr gene encoding alpha-methylacyl-CoA racemase, whose protein sequence is MALAGVRVLELAGLAPAPFCGMILADFGAKVIRVDRTKVAMNVDTQARGKQSVAINLKTSEGVALLKKLCVRSDVVLEPYRKGVMEKLGLGPQELMKENPRLIYARLTGYGQSGAYSSTAGHDINFLAMSGLLSRLGRSGEKPYAPLNLVADFAGGGLTCALGIVLALLERTKSGRGQVIDASMVEGAAYVGSFVWKSRSIGMWDRSRGENMLDSGAPFYDTYETSDGKHMAVGSVEPQFYRELLKGLELDAGQLPSQMSFSDWPELRRLFTERFASKTQAEWSKIFDGTDACVTPVLSFEQVSSHPHNRERASFIKDSRGDESPRPAPVLSRTPAEPCLTPDPVIGEHTVEVLEEYGFTSAEIDQMQAAGVVECNAVKAKL, encoded by the exons ATGGCACTGGCTGGAGTGAGAGTTCTCGAGCTGGCAGGCCTGGCTCCAGCACCATTCTGCGGCATGATACTGGCAGACTTTGGTGCCAAAGTGATCCGTGTGGACCGGACCAAAGTTGCAATGAATGTTGACACACAAGCACGAGGGAAACAATCTGTGGCCATCAACCTGAAGACATCTGAGGGTGTTGCACTGCTCAAGAAGCTCTGTGTCCGTTCTGATGTCGTCCTTGAGCCCTACCGTAAAG GCGTGATGGAGAAGCTGGGCCTCGGTCCCCAGGAGTTGATGAAGGAAAATCCTCGTTTGATCTACGCCCGCTTGACGGGGTACGGACAGAGTGGAGCTTACTCTAGCACAGCTGGGCATGACATCAACTTCCTTGCGATGTCAG GTCTTTTATCCCGGCTGGGCCGCAGCGGGGAGAAGCCATACGCTCCACTGAACCTTGTAGCAGACTTTGCAGGCGGCGGTCTCACCTGTGCTCTGGGGATAGTCCTAGCGCTGCTGGAGAGGACAAAATCAGGGAGAGGACAAGTCATTGATGCCAGCATG GTAGAAGGAGCAGCCTATGTCGGATCATTTGTGTGGAAATCTCGTAGCATTGGTATGTGGGACCGTTCCAGAGGAGAAAACATGTTGGACAGTGGAGCGCCCTTCTACGATACGTACGAGACTTCAGACGGAAAGCACATGGCTGTGGGTTCTGTTGAGCCGCAGTTCTACAGAGAGCTGCTTAAAG GCTTAGAGTTGGATGCTGGACAGTTGCCTTCTCAGATGAGCTTCAGCGATTGGCCAGAGCTGAGACGGCTCTTCACAGAGCGCTTTGCATCAAAAACTCAGGCAGAATGGTCAAAGATCTTTGATGGAACTGATGCCTGTGTTACACCTGTGTTGTCTTTCGAGCAGGTGAGCTCACACCCACATAACCGGGAAAGAGCTTCTTTCATCAAGGACTCCAGAGGGGATGAAAGCCCCCGGCCGGCCCCGGTTCTCTCCCGAACTCCTGCAGAGCCCTGCCTCACCCCGGATCCTGTTATTGGTGAACACACAGTAGAGGTCCTGGAGGAGTATGGCTTTACATCAGCAGAGATAGACCAGATGCAAGCAGCGGGGGTCGTAGAGTGTAATGCTGTCAAAGCAAAGTTGTAG